The Sulfolobus acidocaldarius DSM 639 genome has a window encoding:
- a CDS encoding DUF2079 domain-containing protein, whose amino-acid sequence MKLKFSLKGETLILLLAIIFFNVIVNFLFFIRLYDLLSGAFDLGLFMQEFYSTIYGGKIFYDAANFLSFGALSGLAIHPYLILFLVIPIYYLFPSWLTLSIIQTVVISISSIYLYRIANIVLGNNRNLRLPLILTILYLFNPLIISGLLFDFHAEALFPLFYMGAFYYYLRKEWKKFTLFIVFLILTMEAAYPIVIFFMIYLIMRNRRTKEENVKEGFSYDLATFIRKNKLFIIIIIVTLAVGLTIPKYFSTIFSVSPPTGYSSYYSSRISSLYLSGISLFWYDKINFLVILLASFGFLPIFAPTELLPGAPYILLILFSNHVPYFEIGWQYPLIGAGMFVVAMVYAISRLIKNYRIIIVSIFVMFMLSVALNPYLYDNFQPSNSSRIFSGGYNPKLSLSTALANYEVISIMTSLIPHNAVVIASSNLFPFVANDVNAYPIYGYFNTSYMITYLPNTPQYVLLSGQSNELTMLKGNYSIIAEGDNLILLKLNYTGKVVYFKPFSKFFGPNYLLTGVNTTNNIGRYEISSNRQVEILKIYNTSYNKTLWNGPYYNFAMGNYVAQFYLKLGNNSNTTLKVEVFDSTLNKVLNYSIIDSSQLGYGWSIISLPFSIKDYYSTIAFIGISLSINSTIYFGGVNVTQVSP is encoded by the coding sequence ATGAAGTTAAAATTTTCATTAAAGGGCGAAACGCTGATCCTACTCTTAGCAATTATATTCTTTAATGTAATAGTCAACTTTCTATTCTTTATTAGGCTTTACGACCTATTATCTGGTGCCTTTGACCTAGGGTTATTTATGCAGGAGTTTTACTCTACAATTTATGGTGGAAAAATATTCTATGATGCAGCAAACTTCTTGTCTTTTGGTGCTTTAAGTGGTTTAGCCATTCATCCTTATTTAATACTCTTCTTAGTTATTCCAATCTACTACTTATTTCCTTCATGGTTAACTCTATCAATAATTCAAACTGTGGTAATATCAATCTCTTCCATATATCTTTACAGAATAGCTAATATTGTTCTCGGAAATAATCGGAATTTGAGGCTTCCTTTAATTTTAACCATTTTATATTTATTCAACCCCTTGATAATTTCAGGTTTGCTCTTTGACTTTCACGCTGAAGCTCTTTTTCCGTTATTCTATATGGGAGCTTTTTACTATTATCTAAGGAAAGAATGGAAAAAATTTACGCTTTTTATAGTCTTTTTAATTCTAACAATGGAAGCTGCCTATCCGATCGTGATTTTCTTTATGATTTATCTGATTATGAGAAATAGGAGAACCAAAGAGGAGAATGTTAAGGAAGGATTTTCTTATGATCTAGCTACTTTCATACGAAAGAATAAACTTTTCATAATCATAATCATAGTAACCTTAGCAGTGGGCTTAACAATACCAAAATATTTTAGCACGATTTTTTCAGTATCGCCTCCAACAGGATATTCCTCTTATTACTCATCGAGAATTTCTAGTTTGTATCTCTCTGGAATCTCTTTATTTTGGTATGATAAGATTAATTTCTTAGTAATCCTCCTAGCCTCCTTCGGTTTTCTTCCGATATTTGCGCCCACTGAACTTTTGCCTGGAGCACCTTACATTCTGTTGATCCTTTTTTCCAACCATGTACCCTACTTTGAAATAGGTTGGCAATATCCTCTAATAGGCGCAGGCATGTTTGTAGTTGCCATGGTTTACGCAATAAGTAGATTAATAAAAAACTATAGAATAATAATTGTAAGTATATTTGTAATGTTTATGCTTTCTGTAGCCTTAAATCCCTATCTTTATGATAATTTCCAGCCATCCAACTCATCAAGGATTTTCAGTGGTGGCTATAATCCGAAATTATCATTATCTACTGCTCTAGCAAACTATGAAGTAATAAGTATTATGACATCCTTAATACCTCACAACGCTGTAGTTATAGCCAGTAGTAATCTTTTCCCATTTGTTGCAAATGACGTTAACGCTTATCCAATATATGGCTATTTCAATACGAGCTATATGATAACTTACTTACCCAATACTCCTCAGTACGTATTACTTAGTGGTCAATCAAATGAACTTACTATGTTGAAGGGAAACTATAGTATTATTGCTGAGGGTGATAATCTAATATTGCTAAAGTTGAATTACACAGGTAAGGTAGTCTACTTTAAGCCATTTTCGAAGTTTTTCGGACCTAATTACCTTCTAACAGGAGTAAATACTACAAATAATATTGGTAGATATGAAATTTCGAGTAATAGGCAGGTTGAAATTTTAAAAATCTACAATACTTCTTATAACAAAACATTATGGAATGGACCTTATTATAATTTTGCCATGGGTAATTACGTTGCTCAGTTTTACTTGAAGCTAGGTAACAATTCCAACACAACTCTAAAAGTAGAAGTATTTGACAGCACTCTAAACAAAGTTTTGAACTACTCGATAATAGACAGTAGTCAGCTGGGGTATGGCTGGTCAATTATTAGCCTTCCTTTCTCTATAAAAGACTATTATTCAACTATAGCGTTCATCGGAATATCATTATCAATTAATTCCACAATTTACTTTGGAGGAGTTAATGTAACTCAGGTGAGCCCTTAA
- a CDS encoding zinc ribbon domain-containing protein, which translates to MKNCQKCGYSNPDDAKYCVACGYPFPESTSEQQTPSQPQPAPESPKRPFPLFRVIAAVVAIVIVIGVVAILLNTNSVFKSTPNFSAAADNSFGGNWMTQKNESGVAQRSNNSIVITYLNGSTTSIPLSQILNTPGNGILFTASSKLEVYDLVNGTNQIVLEIFTYNSTTSMSMINPLLTNAEAYYTAYNYSKGTFYLTQGEAFTTYGLKLFIVDFYNFMPTVQNVTTFLNQIVS; encoded by the coding sequence TTGAAAAATTGTCAAAAATGTGGTTACTCTAACCCTGATGACGCAAAGTATTGTGTAGCGTGTGGATATCCTTTTCCTGAGTCAACTTCTGAACAACAAACACCTTCACAACCTCAACCTGCACCAGAATCTCCTAAGAGACCATTTCCACTGTTTAGGGTTATTGCAGCAGTCGTGGCTATAGTGATTGTAATTGGTGTAGTAGCTATATTATTAAACACTAATTCTGTATTCAAATCCACTCCTAATTTCAGTGCCGCGGCAGATAACTCCTTTGGAGGAAATTGGATGACACAAAAGAATGAGTCTGGTGTAGCCCAAAGATCTAACAACTCAATAGTCATTACCTACTTAAATGGCTCTACGACTTCTATACCCCTTTCTCAAATCTTGAACACTCCAGGTAACGGTATTCTATTTACTGCATCTAGTAAACTAGAGGTATATGATTTAGTTAATGGGACTAATCAGATTGTCTTGGAGATATTTACATATAATTCAACTACATCAATGTCCATGATAAATCCTCTTCTAACAAACGCCGAGGCTTATTATACTGCCTACAATTACTCTAAGGGCACATTTTATTTGACTCAAGGTGAGGCATTTACCACATATGGTCTGAAACTATTTATTGTAGACTTTTACAATTTTATGCCTACAGTACAGAATGTTACAACTTTTCTAAATCAAATTGTAAGTTAA